Within Vicia villosa cultivar HV-30 ecotype Madison, WI linkage group LG1, Vvil1.0, whole genome shotgun sequence, the genomic segment ctaatgcactcgggaatggtgttggagttgtaattacttctccatcaggttttcatattccgtttacagccaggatctgttttgattgcactaataacatgattgagtatgaagcttgcatttatggtatcgaagctgcgatcgatttgcgaatcaagtatttgaaggtttatggggattccaatcttgtcattagccagattaatggagattgggaaactcgccatccgaatctgattccatacagggagcatgtgatgagactcactccatactttgatgagatcacattcgagcatatttctagagaagagaataatcttgctgatgctctcgctactttggcttccatgttcaaagtgaaatgggccaatgaagcgcctaacattaccatcaacaggttggatgaaccagcattttgctttgaggctgatgtcGAATTGGATGGCAATCCTTGGTATCATGATattaaaaagttcctcgaaactcaagagtatcctcccgaagcgtcggtgactgataagaagtttctgagaaggtttgcagctaagttctacctcaacggtggggtattgtacaagaggcatcatgcagtgtgttgctccgatgtgttgttaaggaagaaGCTTCAAAAATCATAGAAGAAATGAACGAAGGcaagtttggtacccattctagtgggcatacgatggctaagaagatcttgagggctggttactattggtccactatggaaactgattgtcataatcatgtaagaatttgtcacaagtgccagatctatgctgacaaagtgcatgttccgcctgtgcctttgaatgttttgacttctccgtggccttttgcaatgtggggcattgacatgattggagagattaagcctactgcttctaacggacatcgcttcattttggtcgccatcgattacttcaccaaatgggttgaagccgcatcttatgcgaatgtaaCGAAGCAGATGATTACtcgttttatcaagcacaatataatctgtcgttatgggattcctgagaagatcattactgataatggatcaaatctcaataacaagttgatgaaggagctttgtgagtccttcaagattaagcgtcacaattcttctccgtatcgtccaaagatgaatggcgctgttgaagcggccaacaaaaacattaagaagattgtgcagaagatggtagtgacctaccgatattggcacgagatgttaccttttgctttgcatggttatcgtacctctgtgcgtacatcgactagggcaactcctttctcgcttgtttatggtatggaagcggtactgcctgttgaagttgagattccttctttgaggattatgaaagacgtcgagcttgacgagtcagaatgggtacaaaatcggatggatcagttgaacctcattgatgagaaacGTTTGGCAgctattggtcatggtcaggtgtaccaaaagaagatgaggaaaGCTTTTGACAGGCGAGTACGACCTCAAAGCTACAAGCCAGGCGATCTGgtgctcaaaagaatcattctccCTCAGGGTGATCCatgaggcaagtggactccgacgtatgaaggcccctttgttgtgcagaaagtgttctctggcggtgccatgatgcttgcaacgatggatggcgagaactttccgcaccctgtgaacgcggatgtagtcaaaaaatacttcgcatagacctgattaaaaaaaaagaaaaaaaaatgaaaaaaaagaaaaaaagaaaagaaaatgaaacaggcaaaagaatgaaaaagaaacgaatatacccgctaagttgaaaacccgaaagggcggcttaggcaaaaaagggacaaaagcgaatgactacatctcgcatgccatCTTGGCAttcactcttcatacatgcttagggctcccgaccgagggacaagcaagactccgtgttcttgagtttgcacctggtagctcaaatccctaaagcatgcacaacatccaatcactttgtttagggctcccaaccgagggataagcaagactccgtgttcttgagtttgcacctggcagctcaaatccctaaagcatgcacaacatccaatcactttgtttagggctcccgaccgagagacaagcaagactccgtgttcttgagtttgcacttggcagctcaaatccctaaagcatgcacaacatccaatcactttgtttagggctcccgactgagggataagcaagactctgtgttcttgagttggcacctggcagctcaaatccctaaagcacttaccaaaccccgtcgggtccacaagttcggtgatgttatcagatcgggcagtgatcaattgtaatgagtacggtcttccaaagcaaggagatgagaacgtcggagttataaaagtgatagcgggatcgaaaccaatggatatccgtttcacattgccatttctcttgtactcaataaatATGCaattacctcttactaggaattgCTTCTTAAATGTATGCGCCCTCTTTCAGACATAgctatgagagattctcactccccagccgagtgcatCATAATGAgggattctcattccccagctgagtatatcgggatgagactttctttgttccaagattctcatatcctcatcaaagcacatcttaatgcattctctatgctccagaagccttattccccggtggaatgccttctccccagttgagtcatgattggatggtatctgattccccggcaagctcttaatgaggttccttgactgagttcctcattctccccagtagagcgtttctctcccaacagattgacctgttttccccaggagagtcatcttgttccccagtggagttgccttaacaaaaggttcttttgctaagttccttatccctagcggatctctcatatccctagcAGATTGCTGTGCAGAAGTatccatcttccccactgagtttctttcctcagcaaagattcatatgcatcctcagcagaatctgttttccttcaaggatttccccagcggaatgcgtcctatacaagcaagttggtcacttccccatcagagttgtcttcatgacttgcctttatcttcacatccccagggtgtcgagattctgcttctccaatgaagtttcccgggtatccccaagcaggatttattccccaaacagagctcacgtccagatttgatcatctccagcggatatctgatccatctttgccagctcgcagtttgtgactctTGGTCActtatcttgtcctccccgcagagttccgtactctctctccaggacttcttcagcaattcagtgctcttccgttgtctccctaagcaacgttcaaatcatgcatcattcacatTGCATTCTCAGaagcgtatagcgtcttccttctcgggaGCGTtgttccatacacattcatacatgcatcaagCATTAATCATATCATATATGTCTCTTTCTGctggaaagttatccagattcaaatgctccctagagagcaatattcgcctagtcattacaggtgCTTAtcttgatgttttgaatcagaagaggattgttctacttattttctggcgcaactcagatcagttcaaagacattcctattcccgatgcccccagatcagtggaagatatttgttcctatcctgatatcccgctcagttgaaggaaccgcctccggatctctatagatcttacgaaggagcaagccctctaatacatcagatcagttggaaatatctactccctgacgatttagttcgttcagaagaagaaactcgtctgcctagtcctgatgcctaaccatcagttgaagacgctttctttacccggcgtacacagttcggaagaaacatctgttcctatcctaatattcagattcagattagttgaaggaaccgcctccggatccccgtggtcttatgatggagcaagccactgatataatcagatcagatggagatgtttgcctgatcgactttgtctttcagatgaagattgtcctacttattttctggcttcatgtccagatcagtttaaaggcattctttccccgacGTACACAGtttggaagagatattgttcctatcctaatttcctgttcagttgaaggaaccgcctccggatccctgtggtcttacgaaggagctagccgctaattcccagattagtaggaatatctacctaatgatttaattgcatcagaagagatgtctgcccagattcccagatcatgattcccagatcagagatacctattacctgTTGATGTTCGATTCAAtcgatgtatctccctcgattcccagatcggcttaagacatctatcccgatgcaagttcggagacatctgctacgtctgatacccagatcagtcgagatgttccttctcttgatgcccagatcaattgaagtgtttcccctgcctgtgggtgcccgttccttcttatcacaagttggagcatatttattatccagatcaattgaagtttttctccctgcttgggggtggtacattccttcttattacaagacggaatcttctattgatcaagagcgcaaattttcgagttcattctggtattcaatctccttccacctcaacgattCGAAATTTtcatttctcactcgtcaggttcaagaagtttgaataggggcagctgttgcaccccaaaatttgccctctttatttgagctataagttaataatgacgtttatttcgtcattcaaaaatggaaaaaaataataaagagttttcatgggtttaagaagataaggtgtgaaaaatggttcaaatagtggaaatacgagaaaattcacaagtcatatttggaaggtgatatgagctaagttcccgcgcaCCGTTtccctttacgatccgtgacgactTGGTTgttgagaggggtccgccctcttgtctatggcccgatcattttcgcgatgtctaatgcttggttgacttgggttgagctgctccccttggctatggcgggaccgtttttctaccattcggtcagtaccgttggtttgtttgctttaagAGCGgacgctcgtttgtgtgatattattgtttgcttcccttttccctcgtaggttgttagtttagtttagacttgtaccctttgtatgataacattaggtagcaagctttcccctttagcttaggttttcctcatgcatcttttaaaacacaaaccacactctttgattttcttttcttaagagcttgttatttccgctccattcccaagcataagtctccaaaggtcgagcagtggagtgcgaatgtaacttgttcacctaaaaaacacaaaacaaacaaaaattagttagccgagctacggtagctctgattctgcaaaacagatacgtaggcagcggggtagggcccgtgcgagcacaatcctttcttttccctacattctgcattcattttagtccagattagcgtagatttgtttaCACACctatagttttagacacaggcgtggataccatcgagtacgatgggcgcgaggggtgctaacaccttccccttcgcgtaaccgactcccttaccctttttctctggtcgcgagaccgttgttttgttttgtggtttgctggcattcccttccttttcaggataaatatgttagtggcgactctgttaattttcgcggtagcgacacatgTGCAAATTAACAagtatatgcaattaagatcatctctcaATCTTAATCATACAAGCATATATCTCACCATTCATCACATATGAATTTCAAACCATTTGCACAAACATACACATATTCATGTTATCAATCACACATTGAAAACATCTTCACAATACTCGCAACATCAACACATCACCGATAACAAGTAGCAACCAATACCCGATAATGTTATTCTCAACCAATATCAATTCCCAACATGCATACATATGAAATTCAAGTATCATGTTATCACAAAGAATTGTTTCAAAATCCATCCAAAcgattccagaaaattatggaaaattcaCTATAATTCATGATAAATCACAAGCATACAGACCCCTATCCAATttatgcaaagaaaataaaacaaaaatttctAGACCGCGCTAAGCCCGTCCCTTCGCGCTAATCGCGATTGCTTCTGTTCCGAAAAACTCTGTTGCGAACAACATTTTTCCTCACACGAAATTCTCCAACCAAAATCCAAACAAATATTAATCATGGAATTAGTGTTTTCTAACATGTATCTAGCCTATAACATCatataacaacataaaaacaTGGTTTCAAACATCAATTTTGTCATTTCACCAAACACTAACATGTGAAATCTATGAGATGAAGAACAAAACCTAATTTCATTTTACTACCCATCACATATCATTATAAAAACTTATAACTCAAGGAAaactcacccttaccttatattCTTCTCTTTTagggttttctcattctttctctTTCCcccttttctcttctcttctttcctcTTCTCCTTTGTTCTTCACTCCTCTCACTAACTTTTTATTTCTCTTTGTTTTTTGAAATCCTTACTAACTATTATTTCATTAATGGGATTACTTCATTCTCACAATAACCCATCACCAAGGTCCACTTTAATTAATCATGCTATTTTCATACTTACCACCCAAAACATATATATGCCACACATATATTTCAAacacattatttattaattatcatGCCACATAATAATcactaaaacaaataaataataacataattaatattaaataactaataaaaattggggtgttacaactctcacCATTAATCCATATTTGACCTTAGAGAGTAGgggaaataaatttaataaaaaaacacaatAAATCGTAATAAAAGAAGGTTAGGTTTTCGTGAGATAATAAAGTATAATTTTGTTAGGcgcattttaatattatatttctaGCAAAAGTGTTCTATTTCTCAAATCCGGTAGACTGGGATTAACACTGACTTAAAAACAATTCACAAATGGATGATTATAGATTATATTTAGtattttcctttaaaaaaaactaaacataACTAACTGTAACTAACTAAATTCGAGCTCTAACTAACTTATATAGATAAATCCCAACTCTCAGATATATAACCATCCCCCATATAAATCTTCCTGCAACTATATAAACTAACCTCACCCTCATTCATAGGGGAGGCGCTAATTTCCCATTTTCATCACCTTTAATTAtctctatttctctctctctctctctctctctctctctctctctctctctctctctctctcagaaCTCACCTTGACTCTCGTAACCTTCAAAAATCATTGAGtatgttcatcttcctcaactcTCATTTATCTTTACAAGTTCACTCACCACCCTCACACCACCACTCAATGGTTCACACACAATCACGAAGTTCAACTTACGACAAGGTAGCAACAAAAAGAGAACCCTCTGAAGCATAcacaagaaaatcaaagaagaagtaGGAAAAGTGAAAAAGAttataaaagaagaagaaggataAGTATAAGTAAGAAGAGGAGTCAGAAGAAGCTTATCTAAAGTGGTTCAACTTTCTAAGTCAACACCTCTCTGCAGTCGTCGGAAGGTAGTTTCAGCGTATCTTTTTGCTAATTTTTTGTTATCGAATCTTAATAGCAGGAACCATCACCATTATAGTTTAATTTTAGTTCTTAGCTTGGTAAGGGTTTCGTATTTGCCTATATTCAGGATGATTGATAGAGAAATTGAGAAAACTAACGGTAGAAATAGAAAGAGGAAAGGGGAACAAAGGGATTGATGTGCTCAATTTGCGTTTATGGGCGTTAAGCCGCCGCAACCGCCATCGTGAGGCGTGCCGACACGGCAGTGATGATTTGAACTATAGAGAAATAGATGAGAATATATATGAGAGGTAAATGGAAATTGAATAGTCCAAGGGTCACAACTCACAAACCTGAATTAAATGCAGCGTTCACTTTtgcttttaacattttttttttatttttttttattaattctgaTACTCTATTAATTGTATTGGGCTACAAGGCCCATGGTGCTTGATATGAATATTTGGTTAatgtattttgtattattttattaggGTACATTTAATTCTTTTAATGTATTTTGTATTCTTTTTTCGTGGCAGGAATGGATACTGGTAACAGCAACCCAAATGAAGACAGAGAAGAGGAAACTTATTGAAGAGGACAAAGAGTCTCCAAAAAAACCTATAATCCTCCCAAAAGTCCAAAAACTAAATTTGTACCCCCAAAAGTAGTATCACCAAGTGTTAATTTAGAAGAGAacaggaaaagaaaaaaatggtggGGAAAATTCATTATGATGAGCAAACCCAAGACTTATACTTATGAAACTTATAATCAAAATTTCAGCTCTAGATGTGCTCTAGGTGGCACAGGAAAGGATGCAAATGAAATATAAAAGTATTTTGGTGACAGTTATTACTTTTGGTGGTTTCTTCGACTTTTATGAAAATAGAATTAAAGATGATTATTAATCAGCAAAGGGTTCGAATTGtttaaataataatcaataaagaataaaatatatGACTTGGAAAAGAAGAATTATgatcatttttataaaaattataatttctcttatatttaattttttctctttATGTTTGTCAAAGGAAAGATAAACATATTTCcatgaaatattttatttattgttgaCAAAGAGGAAGAACACCGGGGCCCTTTGTCACACGTCATCTTAGAAGCGCCCCTTGTGGTCGGTCTCGAGAAACCCCCACCATTGGACACTTACGACGGTACGACCGACCCAGACGAGCACATCGAGAACATCGATGAGCTCTTGGATTACAGAGGAGTACCAGGAGCAATCAAATGCCAACTAATCTCGACCACACTGCACAAAGGAGCCATGAACTGGTACAAAAGCCTTCCCGACGAGTCCATCACGTCATGGAAGGGGCTCGGAAAGCTTTTCTCACGACACTTCACGGCTTCTCGCAGGAATCCGAAATCCAAAGCCTCCCTCGAGGCCATCATCCAGGGAAAGGACGAATCGCTCCGAGCCTACATAGAgaggttcaacaaagaggccgtgCAAGTATCCATGACAGCCCACATGAAAAAAGTTCTTGCTCGAGCGAGGCCTCTGACCACGTTCAGACTTCACCAAGGTCGTAGGGATCGAAATGCCGCCCACCCTGGACGCGTTCTTCCTCAAAGCCCAGGCATATATACAGTACGAAGAGAAAGAGGCCGCTCACGTGGTCCGCAACTCCAGACAAGAAGAAAAAACCAAGGGCGCTCGTCAACACGACTCTCGCAAAGGATCCGAAAAGAAAAAAGACGACAAATGACGAGACCCCAAAGATTACAAAGCCCTGGCCGGAAAGTTTCGAGAATACACACCCCTGAACGCCTCCAGGGAACGCATCCTGAACGAATGTGCTAACGCCGAGCTCCAGACGGGCAAGGTCCGCTTTTCGAAATCCATGCCTGCTCGGCCGAACGTGGACAAGTCGAAATTCTGCCACTTCCACAAAGGCCACGGGCATGATACCGAAGACTGCATCCACCTGAAGGACGCAATAGAGATATTAATCAGGGAAGGGCACTTAAAACAATATGCAAAGAAACAAGAGGTTGCCCAGGTAGCCAAGCCGGTCGTCGAAGAAAAGCCTGCGGAGGACACGCCCGCCATGCAGGTGGCCATTAGTATTACCCGACCAGAGGACTTTTACCTTCCCGAATGGGCGAAAATATCTTCCCCCCTCTCTTCTCACAGCCCATGGGAGCTCTTCCCctccgcaatggtcatctccggAGGGGGATTCAGCAAACTCACCGTCGGGTCTGTAAAGCGGAAGTTTGACGAGTTAATTTCCGCAAACTCGAGCAAAATTGCAACTCTCGACCTTGCCAAAGGAAACTCCTCCCCCATCGCATTCTACCGAGAAGAGCTTCTAGGTGGTGCCCCTAACGCCACCATTCCTCTCCTCATTCGTGCTCGAATGGCCAACTTCGACGTGCGCCGAATTTTGGTCGATCAAGGGAGTTCGGTAGACATTATGTACTCTCAACTGTTCAAAATGTTGCAGCTAGACGACCACCACCTCACACCCTATGTAGGCTACGACCTACAAGGCTTCAATGGCACAGTGACAAAGCCGTGGGAATTCGTCAAGCTAATTGTCTCGGTCGGATCAGCAGAAACAACCAGGGCTGTCAAAGTCCAGTTCCTGGTCATCGATTGCCCTTCTATCTACCAATGCATCTTGGGATGGCCTACGCTGGCTGAACTAATTGTCGTTCCCTCAACGGTTCacctcaaactcaagtattacaCAGCAAAGGGACAAGTAGCCACACTCCATAGAGACATCGAAGCGGTCAAGAGATGTTTCGAAGCATCCTTCAATGGCCTCAACTCAATAAAAACTGCTTCTCAACCCCAAGACAAACCAACGACCAACACAGGACCTGAGGCAAACAAATGAATGCCGCGCATCGACACTGTCGACCTAGATAGTCGTTTCCACAAAGAATTCGAGGAGAAGGCAGACACCAAGAAACCAAAGGAAGAAGGCCTGCGCCCTATCTCGGGCGGAGACTTCGAGCTGATACTTCTCGGGGAAAATCCAAACAGGGGAGTTAAGATTGGGACAGATCTGCCCGAATTGGCCAGAAAATAGCTCAAAGCTTGCCTCTGAGAGAACACCGGGCCTTGACCCGAAAGTGGCCTGTCATCACATGACAATTGATCCTACCTGTAAGGACATCGCTTAGAGGAGAAGAAAGCATTCCCCTGAATAGACGGTCGCCGCTGAATTAGCTGTTAGGGAACTCTTAGAGGCTAAGTTCATATCAGAGGCCAAGTATACTACTTGGCTCTCCAACGTTGTACTTgtgaaaaaatctaatggaaaatggcgtATGTGCATTAACTAcaccgatcttaatagggcttgcccaaaagatgcttaTCATTTACCGAACATAGATAAATTAGTAGATAATTCCGCCGATTTTAAATTACTATCATTTATGGACGCGTATGCTGGTTATAACCAAATACCCAagttgtggtggtcgttttctttacctccccgtttcacttgggaggacggcacgctagacccttcacgcgaaatttggaaggagaatgcgcccgtggtgggatgaattttgtttcagttcttcctacgatatcacacgaactttcttattggtcctacgagtaggaaagggaaaaaaagatctcaactaaaccctaggagtttgctaagtgtggggatttcacctagactagaaattctggagtccgggtggtcggttatacatagggaagtgtttaaacaccctacatatctgtagtactctacaggaaccttctctgtgtcattgtgattgtgtttattgctaatgattgggaaagtttctcctttgtgttaggagaaggaattgaattgatttgaaaagacagacagacaaactgactatttttggtattttattagctcgctgagattccttgtgaacctcatgcctacatatccctagtggaagtcagagcttaatgtagttcggggaactaactagggaaattaattatttttggtgccttgcttgaagctcaaggttgaagcttggaattaaatctctgtttacagtaaagagacatgaaatcatctttacagagaggtattagtactattctaccacaaacaatttaaaggagtgacagaataactgaattcatttcattcaagagggggaccttacttgtgtatgtgcaagtataccagtcaaatgcctcttaaatgaaagaaagatgctcatccaaattagggaaagttaccacatgtctgggttttactgccagcccatgcctttcaaaatcctaaatgggagacttgattaaaattgaaattgaaatgtaatgtttgtttgaatgtggtagagtagtaaaaatatctctctatagagataagctatgtctatctactgtataaaagatttgactttagctggcttgtatgaggcccaagcttgaggcttttttgattgatttattaatatattgactctgggagatgactccactggggattaattacagggtatttttgtgttctgtacaaagcccagaattgaggctaactctacttagggagactctatttgtgtgccttgtacaaagcccaaggttgtggctaactgctgaggataattgaatttttgagactatgaatgactctattttgtgtgccttgtacaaagcccaaggttgtggctgactctagctagggtaaatattattttctgccttgtacaaagcccaaggttgtggcagactcttaaataaactgagtatggatgactctatggggaaaagatcctaggtgttaggaatctttgacacatgaaagtatggtttatctgccttgtacaaagcccaaggttgtggctactgagtgatgaagaactcactggggagactctattatttgccttatacaatgcccaaggttgaggctgactcttgacaggggagttttattgtttggtgccttgtgtgaagcccaaggttgaggctaactatttttgttggtttttgactctactgaggagattttatttattgaaagactgtttttctttggaagctaaccctttccagggattttgactcagctggagaaattatttggtaaaagactgactttatcatgttttttggaggctgaccctttccaggggttttgactcttttggggaaattatctcctaagagaaatgaatcttcattttttgacatttttattaattgactttggaggctaaccctttccagggaattttattgaaaatgaaagaatgatttggaggctaaccctttccaggggatttattgaaattaaagaatgtgtggaagctaaccctttccagggaattttattgaaatgattggcagaaagattatctaatggagacttcttgtttaaagcccaagatgaaggctgactcatgctgaggagaaaataaacatagatcctagactctgctaaggaagattgatgaagataagggtgacagagactgtccatgtctctcattccaaaaggtgtactcaatgcaaaattgagacaaacttagcttgtttaaagtctggtttaaattggaagaaactcaccagggtaggctaaaaggtgactaaagacctgttcctatgtttataagaaacctgatgggtccttgtatacaagctcaagaggaagctggaaatgcttttaagaagcctgtgggtccttgtacaaagcccaagaggaggctaatcgagggtccttgttatagcacaagagaaagctatgtagttttgaacttattttggctctaagcaaatgggtaagaggtttcaccgggaataattcctctttgggtggatgtgtcctatatttttggattctaaggtttttgccaagatgtttcaccgggaataattcatcttgggggtttgaactacagatctctaattaggaaagagccttcaccgggaagacattctcaatcctaggccatattcctataatatatatatatatatatatatatagtttaactgtcctagggtttatactcaaacgtag encodes:
- the LOC131659906 gene encoding uncharacterized protein LOC131659906; translation: MPARPNVDKSKFCHFHKGHGHDTEDCIHLKDAIEILIREGHLKQYAKKQEVAQVAKPVVEEKPAEDTPAMQVAISITRPEDFYLPEWAKISSPLSSHSPWELFPSAMVISGGGFSKLTVGSVKRKFDELISANSSKIATLDLAKGNSSPIAFYREELLGGAPNATIPLLIRARMANFDVRRILVDQGSSVDIMYSQLFKMLQLDDHHLTPYVGYDLQGFNGTVTKPWEFVKLIVSVGSAETTRAVKVQFLVIDCPSIYQCILGWPTLAELIVVPSTVHLKLKYYTAKGQVATLHRDIEAVKRCFEASFNGLNSIKTASQPQDKPTTNTGPEANK